The following are encoded in a window of Eschrichtius robustus isolate mEscRob2 chromosome 1, mEscRob2.pri, whole genome shotgun sequence genomic DNA:
- the TASOR2 gene encoding protein TASOR 2 isoform X5: MKVSSLKKRLPEAAFRKQNYMEHKVCCQDMCFNMYEVELSNKQGEKVDKLTEYIKREQLAIIKCLEDREFFILLTSSALMSEASFGEEQMGLHGLHLFHSSLSAGLKDLKVEDDISLKVVPILPALNCALLEAKKSFSEKGICLNTLVKHNFQELYKVDKSPSLTAASQDGIKETAFFGKVSSGFDLTPPAEKCPLQSLTQLRSYISDPNGYILEVSTVLDLLAECPQSPCISDGICDVGFSLVMTPDPEFHDSEAEVRKETETQKNSEEMFKARQGALVPLSPASNLRVQPKRKASTLPVVQSKRVNLCHPFPKRTSAGANKGPDSPTTLKLVKGQFPQKRKRGAEVLTAQFVQTTKLDRKNQEAPISKDVPVSTNAKRARKRETSPVKTVPRAKPPVKKSPQKQRVNIVKGNQNPRIRKQPQPAKGETSSQLQSEISDGQEDVIRISTAQPENITVAPKDPPENSIVNCDSQALNMLADLALSAATSTTPSSEPRNFPCSSELPQNDVLLSKEHSLCGTSDHEYHRVVKSQKGGPLSKPSSDKSNLTSDPTVSQEEESLVPGIQAPAEVQSALPEETLESSDASQSSFVAVEHSYALLLAEHSKKHLQQRGAPGPAFAKNGTKGPEAGTPVGKVMPFRHQQITSPLQKLSEPPALRRRSRLLPSSLQDFCRSHTVFSCDGSFKVTFKCEADYVFSLDSKYTNNPLEKTVIRALHGPWNTDLPDNVEEVKLLLHMWVALFYSNQNKVIRSSRKVVEHSNPAKYVSINSTLESFEFSEIEESSGVERCSVDPLLETNEAPRGPTAEVSFPDTDPLLPFMKPPPVRGLELWVQNEQKEMFATAGHPETPESQNFIYSCNNEIIGGKAKQESSDKLETSNLVLSSTGSTQTNGSSIPAEDKTFEPLDSTQVTPYNDTVTQSTFARTYDGISSPSMICQKSVYRTLESKVDVFHAKMQTKTGALQGLIQHSSPINKECQPSLEGKDDMGYVMINLEPVTLTFEKNAYAPIQTEVVNRADKPTTFNVELIKQVSPATSLRHPVSAFEKAQTQGLRDIPSLAMSGQQGAKYLCASSVSREALAKEMCSLQKGQAVAGSPSPSDNSLVTEALSLVKSSNYLLPREEMKVSQECLLSTQSLFSISSEEIVEPSQLEEVVSSSASAPLEEKDSLDCIPSMRNASDGSSELKNDKSGLNSESMSFESFHSAFTKQTSLSVNREEVSLELSEEDSDLDLTLTISPPTSPREEAPAGEMEQQQEAPLPCLELQETAEEIIEPEEVPDVNSALHTSMKPLESERKGDKLRTVAFILSKETCALEVAEEVHVASDFPFGSLIEEVSPASSPDCQVPGEDVQPAGAVSPSSFKLCDAHCEKSDRSSQVESVDLAITERENSFVGPTHPVGQDNLTQIQQMQLSAEMPLILKNHPGRKDRFLTLPGEVTEEIVPSECGEGFSFSEKVPCHDAELNQPASAATCRDSLENLVTSRNPLQPMNVENRNPHLSHLVVETGEPPFSPQKILENKSFADTFVSTTTPSGVNVSLKQQTSPKSLKENVSSSDLKTDEHCYILVKSLRFDPVDGAEAVQARGYLELPKPTLSSGGAALTHRAGPSNAGMEFQTQEISVVRMAGLLKNNETGAESRERAIDLGGVGSQLHITSSEGRHKPAHMLQDGSPCAARGLLNGGLFPVYLHADSYQNTAATGETIDTEPSASFVPKSCAPLVCGVFEEQVEDKSADEGLRAEGSAVTRGGGVDISVNSDIHYEPLSGDSDQDSFGECGNPRLDTEESCTLRCSHTEKKERTSKDGFDSFLNLNNSDHGDWGYSSQVPGLETGIPPRSWPVGLKKEDKCVPCYVQIRDLRGIPRTYANFTVTKELRDTTRTLHSLWRHPGVTAKGGLRSSWTDTWQVADDLTQNTLDLEYLRFAHKLKQIVKTGDAPCSAPSTAVFPKEPPLQGAMGAFPVTKVPESPGLPPASRSRSPLMVTVVHSDPRHHGQQARGQTPSCVDRSSFFWKKRCGHDRNHLTNSERNSTVSFHLNKLKYNSTLKESRNDISLILNEYAEFNKVMKNSHQAIFQEKEPHAAPGEAEPRELCPSVPRPASYEDMVADLCTSLHVKLERVVKEACTRTFLFHLVETEDKSFFARTKHILRKGGHTEIEPQHFCQAFHREKDTLIVIIRNEDISSHLHQIPSLLKLKHFPSVIFAGVDGPEDVLDYTYQELFRTGGFVVSDDKILETLTLVQLKEIVKILEKLNGNGRWKWLLHYRENKKLKEDVRVDSIAHKKNLILKSYQSANIIELLHYHQCDSQSSTKAEHLKCLLNLQIQHVHARFAVFLTEKPVVSREVFENSGILVTDVNDFIENIQKVAAPFRSSYW; this comes from the exons ggctgaaagacttgaaagttgaagaTGACATCTCATTGAAGGTGGTACCTATTTTACCTGCCCTTAATTGTGCCCTGCTGGAAGCAAAGAAATCATTCTCTGAAAAAGGAATCTGTCTAAACACATTAGTAAAGCATAATTTCCAAGAACTGTACAAGGTGGACAAAAGTCCTTCATTGACTGCTGCTTCTCAGGATGGAATTAAAGAGACTGCATTCTTTGGCAAAGTGTCCAGTGGTTTTGACTTGACTCCTCCAGCTGAAAAGTGCCCTTTACAGTCTTTAACTCAGTTGAGGTCTTATATTTCAGATCCTAACGGGTACATTTTGGAAGTATCTACTGTACTAGACTTATTGGCAGAGTGTCCTCAGTCTCCTTGTATTTCAGATGGAATTTGTGATGTTGGATTTTCTTTAGTTATGACTCCAGATCCTGAATTTCACGACTCAGAGGCAGaagtaagaaaagaaacagaaacacaaaagaattcTGAAGAGATGTTTAAAGCAAGGCAGGGAGCTCTGGTCCCATTAAGTCCAGCATCAAATCTGAGAGTTCAGCCTAAGAGAAAAGCAAGCACGCTGCCCGTGGTACAGAGTAAAAGGGTGAACTTGTGCCATCCCTTTCCCAAAAGAACTTCTGCTGGAGCAAACAAGGGTCCAGACTCTCCCACAACTCTCAAGTTAGTCAAAGGACAGTttcctcagaaaagaaaaagag GTGCTGAAGTGCTGACTGCACAGTTTGTACAGACAACCAAATTGGATAGGAAAAACCAAGAAGCTCCTATTTCTAAAGATGTTCCAGTGTCAACGAATGCTAAAAGGGCAAGGAAACGAGAGACATCTCCAGTCAAAACTGTTCCAAGGGCTAAGCCACCTGTGAAGAAATCTCCACAAAAACAGAGGGTAAATATAGTAAAAGGCAATCAGAATCCCAGAATCAGAAAGCAGCCACAACCTG CCAAAGGAGAAACTTCTTCACAGCTTCAATCAGAAATTTCAGATGGTCAAGAAGATGTTATTAGAATAAGTACAGCTCAACCAGAAAATATCACAGTGGCTCCAAAAGACCCACCTGAAAACTCCATTGTCAACTGTGACTCCCAGGCCCTAAATATGTTGGCTGATCTTGCATTAAGCGCTGCTACCTCTACCACACCATCCTCTGAGCCCAGAAACTTTCCCTGCTCCTCCGAATTGCCACAAAACGATGTTTTGCTTTCTAAAGAACATTCTTTGTGCGGTACATCGGACCATGAATATCATAGAGTAGTTAAAAGTCAAAAAGGTGGACCGTTATCCAAGCCCTCCTCTGATAAGAGTAATCTGACGTCAGACCCCACGGTCAGCCAGGAGGAAGAGAGCTTGGTTCCTGGCATTCAGGCCCCTGCGGAAGTCCAATCGGCACTTCCCGAGGAAACCCTAGAAAGTTCCGACGCAAGCCAAAGCTCTTTTGTTGCTGTGGAGCATTCCTATGCCCTGCTCCTTGCAGAACATTCAAAGAAGCATCTACAGCAGAGAGGGGCCCCAGGCCCTGCCTTTGCCAAGAATGGCACAAAAGGCCCCGAAGCGGGAACCCCAGTGGGGAAAGTGATGCCATTTCGGCATCAGCAGATCACCTCCCCGCTGCAGAAGCTCTCCGAGCCCCCAGCGCTCAGGCGCAGGAGCAGGTTGCTGCCCTCCAGCCTGCAGGACTTCTGCCGCTCTCATACCGTATTCAGCTGTGACGGCTCCTTTAAGGTCACTTTCAAATGTGAAGCAGATTACGTGTTCAGCTTAGACAGCAAGTATACCAACAACCCCCTGGAGAAGACTGTAATCAGAGCACTACATGG GCCCTGGAATACTGATTTACCAGATAATGTGGAAGAAGTGAAGCTTTTACTTCATATGTGGGTAGCTCTGTTttacagcaatcaaaacaaaGTCATACGATCATCCCGAAAAGTAGTAGAACACAGCAACCCAGCAAAATACGTGTCCATAAATAGCACGTTAGAATCGTTTGAATTCAGTGAAATTGAGGAGTCCTCCGGTGTGGAAAGGTGCTCCGTAGACCCTCTGTTGGAGACTAATGAGGCTCCCAGAGGTCCTACTGCCGAAGTGTCCTTCCCGGACACTGACCCCCTGCTTCCTTTCATGAAACCACCGCCTGTGAGAGGCTTGGAGCTTTGGGTGCAGAATGAACAGAAAGAAATGTTTGCAACAGCAGGTCATCCAGAGACCCCAGAAAGCCAGAATTTCATCTATTCTTGTAATAATGAG ATAATTGGGGGGAAAGCCAAACAAGAGTCATCAGATAAACTAGAGACCTCTAATCTGGTGCTTTCTAGCACTGGAAGCACCCAAACTAATGGATCTTCTATTCCTGCTGAAGATAAAACCTTTGAGCCACTTGATAGCACACAGGTGACTCCTTATAATGATACTGTCACACAGTCCACGTTCGCCAGGACTTACGATGGGATCAGCAGTCCGTCAATGATTTGTCAAAAGTCTGTGTACAGGACCCTTGAAAGCAAAGTTGATGTTTTTCAtgcaaaaatgcaaacaaaaacagGTGCTTTGCAGGGCCTTATCCAGCATAGCAGCCCCATAAACAAAGAATGTCAGCCATCGTTGGAAGGAAAGGATGATATGGGGTATGTAATGATTAATCTGGAACCGGTTACACtcacttttgaaaaaaatgcCTATGCACCAATACAGACAGaagttgtaaatagagctgataAACCTACAACCTTTAATGTGGAGTTGATTAAACAAGTATCACCTGCTACAAGCCTTAGACATCCTGTGTCCGCATTTGAAAAGGCACAGACACAGGGTCTTAGGGACATTCCCTCTCTGGCAATGTCAGGACAACAAGGCGCTAAGTACCTTTGTGCCTCCTCAGTGAGTAGAGAGGCACTTGCTAAAGAAATGTGTTCATTACAGAAAGGACAGGCTGTTGCAGGCTCACCATCGCCATCTGATAATTCCCTGGTAACAGAGGCATTATCACTGGTTAAAAGTTCTAATTATTTGTTACCCAGAGAAGAAATGAAGGTCTCTCAAGAATGTCTTCTGTCGACTCAGAGTCTCTTTAGCATCTCTTCGGAAGAGATTGTAGAGCCGTCCCAGCTTGAAGAAGTAGTCTCATCGTCAGCCTCTGCCCCCTTGGAAGAAAAGGATTCACTTGACTGCATCCCATCAATGAGGAATGCTTCGGATGGCTCTTCAGAACTCAAGAATGACAAGAGTGGTCTAAACAGTGAAAGTATGAGTTTTGAATCATTTCATTCTGCATTTACCAAACAAACCAGCCTATCTGTGAATAGAGAGGAGGTCAGCCTCGAGTTATCAGAGGAGGATTCTGACCTTGACCTCACTCTCACCATATCACCGCCCACGAGTCCCAGGGAAGAAGCACCCGCTGGTGAAATGGAGCAGCAGCAGGAGGCCCCGTTACCCTGCTTAGAGCTTCAGGAGACAGCGGAAGAAATAATTGAGCCTGAAGAGGTGCCTGACGTGAACTCTGCTCTTCACACGTCAATGAAACCACTAGAAAGTGAGAGAAAAGGTGATAAGTTACGGACAGTGGCTTTCATACTTTCTAAAGAAACCTGTGCCCTTGAGGTTGCGGAGGAAGTTCATGTTGCTTCAGACTTCCCCTTCGGTTCTTTAATTGAAGAAGTGTCACCAGCTTCTAGCCCTGACTGCCAGGTACCGGGTGAAGACGTACAACCAGCTGGGGCTGTATCTCCAAGTAGTTTTAAACTCTGTGATGCACACTGTGAGAAAAGTGACAGATCCTCCCAGGTTGAGTCAGTAGATTTGGCcataacagaaagagaaaattctttTGTTGGTCCCACCCATCCAGTGGGACAAGATAACTTAACTCAGATACAACAAATGCAGCTTTCTGCTGAAATGCCTCTAATACTAAAAAATCACCCAGGAAGAAAAGATAGATTTTTAACCCTTCCTGGTGAAGTCACTGAGGAAATTGTCCCAAGTGAGTGTGGTGAGGGTTTCTCTTTCTCAGAAAAGGTGCCATGCCATGATGCAGAGTTAAACCAGCCTGCCTCAGCTGCCACATGCAGAGATTCTCTAGAAAACCTGGTAACATCAAGAAATCCACTGCAGCCAATGAATGTAGAGAACAGAAATCCCCACCTAAGTCATCTTGTCGTGGAGACCGGTGAGCCTCCGTTTAGTCCTCAGAAGATCCTTGAAAATAAGTCTTTTGCCGACACGTTTGTTTCTACAACCACACCAAGTGGTGTGAATGTGTCATTAAAACAGCAGACCAGCCCTAAGAGCCTTAAGGAAAATGTCTCGAGCAGTGATCTGAAAACAGATGAACACTGTTACATCCTGGTTAAGTCCTTGCGCTTTGACCCAGTTGACGGAGCTGAGGCTGTGCAGGCCCGCGGGTACCTGGAGCTCCCCAAGCCCACCCTCTCCTCGGGAGGGGCCGCCCTAACCCACAGGGCAGGACCCAGCAATGCAGGGATGGAGTTTCAAACACAGGAAATCTCGGTCGTCAGAATGGCCGGTCTGCTCAAGAATAATGAAACTGGAGCTGAGTCACGTGAAAGAGCTATAGATCTAGGAGGTGTCGGCTCTCAGCTGCACATCACCTCTTCAGAAGGCAGACACAAACCGGCCCACATGCTGCAAGATGGGTCACCGTGTGCAGCAAGAGGTCTGCTGAATGGTGGGCTTTTCCCCGTGTATTTACATGCTGATTCTTACCAGAACACAGCAGCAACCGGTGAGACTATCGATACAGAGCCTTCTGCTTCCTTTGTTCCCAAATCTTGTGCCCCTCTTGTTTGTGGGGTCTTTGAAGAGCAGGTGGAAGATAAGAGTGCTGATGAGGGGCTGAGGGCTGAGGGGAGCGCTGTGACCCGAGGTGGAGGTGTGGATATCAGTGTGAACTCTGACATCCATTATGAACCACTTTCTGGAGACTCGGATCAAGACTCTTTTGGTGAGTGTGGAAACCCCAGATTAGATACGGAAGAGTCCTGTACTTTGCGATGTAGTCACACCGAGAAAAAAGAACGTACTTCCAAAGATGGTTTTGACTCTTTCCTGAACCTAAACAATAGCGATCATGGTGACTGGGGCTACTCGAGCCAGGTTCCAGGGCTGGAGACGGGCATTCCTCCCAGAAGCTGGCCCGTGGGATTAAAGAAGGAAGATAAGTGTGTGCCCTGTTACGTCCAAATCCGAGATCTCCGTGGGATCCCCAGGACCTACGCTAACTTCACTGTCACTAAAGAGCTGAGAGACACCACGAGAACCCTGCATAGCCTGTGGAGGCACCCCGGTGTCACGGCCAAGGGCGGCTTGCGCAGCTCCTGGACGGACACTTGGCAGGTGGCAGACGACCTCACCCAGAACACTTTAGATCTGGAGTATCTGCGTTTTGCACATAAACTAAAACAAATTGTGAAGACGGGAGATGCTCCGTGTTCCGCCCCTTCCACTGCCGTCTTTCCTAAGGAGCCCCCTCTCCAGGGCGCCATGGGGGCTTTCCCTGTGACAAAAGTGCCCGAGTCCCCGGGGCTGCCTCCTGCCTCCCGCAGCAGGAGTCCCCTCATGGTGACAGTTGTGCACTCAGACCCCAGACACCACGGTCAGCAGGCGAGAGGGCAGACACCCAGCTGTGTGGACCGTTCCTCCTTCTTCTGGAAGAAGAGGTGTGGCCACGATAGAAATCATCTCACAAACTCTGAACGAAATTCGACTGTTTCATTCCACCTCAACAAACTGAAATATAACAGTACATTGAAAGAGTCCCGGAATGACATTTCCCTCATTCTCAACGAATACGCCGAATTCAACAAGGTGATGAAGAACAGCCACCAGGCCATCTTCCAGGAGAAAGAGCCCCACGCTGCTCCTGGAGAAGCCGAACCCCGAGAGCTGTGCCCCTCTGTCCCTCGGCCAGCCTCCTACGAGGACATGGTCGCAGACCTGTGCACCAGTCTGCACGTCAAACTGGAGAGGGTCGTGAAGGAGGCTTGTACCAGGACCTTCCTCTTCCACCTCGTGGAGACAGAGGACAAGTCCTTCTTTGCAAGAACAAAG CATATTCTAAGGAAAGGAGGCCACACAGAAATTGAACCTCAGCATTTCTGTCAAGCGTTTCACAGAGAGAAAGATACGCTCATAGTCATCATCAGAAATGAAGATATATCATCACATTTGCATCAG ATTCCTTCTCTGCTGAAGCTGAAGCACTTTCCCAGTGTCATCTTTGCCGGAGTCGACGGCCCTGAAGACGTCCTTGATTACACCTACCAAGAGCTGTTCCGGACAGGAGGCTTTGTGGTGTCAGATGACAAAATACTAGAAACTTTAACATTAG TACAACTGAAGGAAATTGTCAAAATCCTGGAGAAACTAAATGGAAATGGAAGATGGAAGTGGTTGCTTCACtacagggaaaataaaaagctaaaagaaGATGTGAG aGTGGATTCAATTGCACATAAAAAGAACTTaatattgaaatcgtatcagaGTGCAAATATCATTGAGCTGCTTCATTATCACCAGTGTGACTCCCAATCATCAACAAAAGCTGAGCACCTGAAATGTCTGCTAAACCTGCAAATTCAGCATGTCCACGCCAGGTTTGCCGTCTTCCTTACAG aaaaGCCTGTTGTCTCCAGAGAAGTCTTTGAAAACAGTGGCATCCTTGTTACAGATGTAAATGACTTTATTGAAAACATACAGAAAGTAGCAGCTCCGTTCAGGAGTAGCTATTGGTAA